The following are encoded together in the Lathyrus oleraceus cultivar Zhongwan6 chromosome 3, CAAS_Psat_ZW6_1.0, whole genome shotgun sequence genome:
- the LOC127128665 gene encoding putative methylesterase 11, chloroplastic isoform X1 — protein MGNLCALLKPNHHEQSPSSSKKLRSTSRREKKKLDDASIREQAIAAALLYKQHQQNLQFDRSSSLRYPNGASKRNNGSNSLPRSSSSRARSLTDPLLQPHQLLNQGVKVDDLETNHFVLVHGGGFGAWCWYKTIALLEESGYKVAAIDLAGSGVHSFDTNNITSLSQYVKPLTDFLEKLPESQKVILVGHDFGGACISYAMELFPHKISKAVFIAAAMPTNGQSTLDIISKQAGSNDLMPQAQIFLYANGNDRPPTAFDLDKSLLRDLLFNQSPAKDVALASVSMRSVPFAPVLEKLSLSATKYGTVRRFYIKTLEDNAIPTSLQENMINAGPPEKFFHLKGADHSPFFSKPQALHKLLVEISTIL, from the exons ATGGGTAACCTCTGCGCTCTTCTCAAACCGAACCACCACGAACAATCACCATCTTCATCCAAGAAACTCCGTTCAACCAGCCGCAGAGAGAAGAAAAAGCTCGACGATGCTTCGATTCGTGAACAAGCTATAGCTGCTGCTTTACTCTACAAACAGCATCAACAGAATCTGCAATTTGATCGGTCGAGTTCGTTACGGTACCCTAATGGAGCTTCCAAAAGGAATAATGGTAGTAATAGTTTGCCGCGTAGTTCGAGTTCTAGAGCTAGATCACTCACTGATCCTCTTCTTCAACCTCATCAGCTTCTAAATCAG GGCGTAAAGGTTGATGATCTTGAGACCAATCATTTTGTCCTTGTTCATGGAGGTGGTTTCGGGGCCTGGTGTTGGTACAAAACTATCGCACTTCTTGAAGAAAGTGGTTATAAAGTAGCTGCCATAGATTTAGCTGGTTCTGGAGTTCATTCATTTGATACAAACAACATTACAAGTTTGTCGCAATATGTTAAGCCTCTTACCGATTTCCTTGAAAAACTTCCCGAAAGCCAAAAG GTGATCTTGGTTGGGCATGATTTTGGTGGTGCATGTATATCATATGCAATGGAATTGTTTCCGCATAAGATTTCCAAGGCTGTCTTTATTGCTGCAGCAATGCCGACTAACGGACAAAGTACTCTCGATATCATTTCAAAACAG GCAGGATCAAATGATCTCATGCCACAAGCTCAGATTTTTTTGTATGCCAACGGGAATGATCGTCCTCCAACCGCCTTTGATCTGGACAAATCTTTATTAAGAGATTTGTTATTCAATCAAAGTCCTGCCAAA GACGTTGCATTAGCATCTGTTTCGATGAGGTCGGTACCATTCGCACCGGTTTTAGAGAAACTTTCCCTTTCAGCCACGAAATACGGAACCGTAAGGCGGTTTTATATAAAAACTCTTGAAGACAATGCCATACCTACTTCACTTCAAGAAAACATGATAAATGCAGGCCCACCAGAAAAGTTTTTCCATCTAAAGGGTGCTGATCATTCTCCTTTCTTCTCAAAGCCTCAAGCTCTCCATAAGTTATTGGTAGAAATCTCAACAATCCTTTGA
- the LOC127128667 gene encoding putative F-box protein At3g16210 — protein MVVIIADQTLKPLSMKKSVGVKSKKVSTDIPNDLLFSILSKLSLKSLKRFECVCKPWTLLLKNPIFTRLLCDNFLHNFDSYYHDRSLFLSHLKTINFDTKFVLYSYSGERYENMTNLNWPNPFQEEDPNFDILGSGIINGVLCLISCSHQSIKFVLWNPTTEEFKVIPNSPFDFFGDRFEINERGFGYDCVGDDYKVIREITFDLESDYVTKIASLGKISHNPFWEIYSLRSNSWKKLKFDIHHEKINKGVCLDGVCHWLCERTYKDDKGNEIYLLSFYLTDEVFLITPIEDHTFQLRTTTKELCVLNGFIALISTNEDMVSLQISIFTPCLTLSIRSE, from the coding sequence ATGGTGGTTATAATTGCAGACCAAACTCTAAAGCCTCTGAGTATGAAGAAATCGGTGGGCGTAAAAAGTAAAAAGGTTAGCACTGATATACCTAATGATCTTCTCTTTTCTATTTTGTCAAAATTGTCTCTTAAATCTTTGAAGCGTTTTGAATGTGTATGCAAACCATGGACCCTTTTGCTTAAAAACCCTATTTTCACGAGATTGTTATGTGACAATTTCTTACATAATTTCGATAGTTATTATCATGATAGATCTCTCTTTCTGAGTCATCTCAAAACTATTAATTTTGACACCAAATTTGTGTTGTATTCTTATTCTGGTGAGAGGTATGAGAATATGACCAACTTAAATTGGCCAAATCCATTTCAAGAAGAGGATCCTAATTTTGATATTTTGGGATCTGGTATTATTAATGGAGTTCTTTGTCTAATTAGTTGCTCTCATCAAAGTATAAAATTTGTATTGTGGAACCCAACTACTGAAGAATTCAAGGTTATTCCTAATAGCCCTTTTGATTTCTTTGGAGATAGATTTGAAATTAATGAACGTGGTTTTGGCTATGATTGTGTTGGAGATGACTATAAGGTGATCCGAGAGATAACATTTGATCTAGAAAGTGACTATGTCACTAAGATTGCGTCATTAGGGAAAATATCTCATAACCCCTTTTGGGAGATATATAGCTTACGAAGTAACTCTTGGAAGAAACTTAAATTTGATATCCATCATGAAAAGATAAACAAAGGAGTCTGCTTGGATGGAGTGTGTCATTGGTTATGTGAAAGAACCTATAAGGATGATAAAGGTAATGAAATATATTTGTTGTCATTTTATCTAACCGATGAGGTATTCCTTATTACACCCATAGAAGATCATACTTTTCAATTAAGGACTACAACAAAAGAGTTATGTGTGTTAAATGGGTTCATTGCTTTAATCTCAACAAATGAAGACATGGTCTCTCTTCAAATATCGATTTTTACCCCTTGCCTTACATTGTCTATCCGATCGGAGTAG
- the LOC127128665 gene encoding putative methylesterase 11, chloroplastic isoform X2: MCYFLELKLVMEVYKGVKVDDLETNHFVLVHGGGFGAWCWYKTIALLEESGYKVAAIDLAGSGVHSFDTNNITSLSQYVKPLTDFLEKLPESQKVILVGHDFGGACISYAMELFPHKISKAVFIAAAMPTNGQSTLDIISKQAGSNDLMPQAQIFLYANGNDRPPTAFDLDKSLLRDLLFNQSPAKDVALASVSMRSVPFAPVLEKLSLSATKYGTVRRFYIKTLEDNAIPTSLQENMINAGPPEKFFHLKGADHSPFFSKPQALHKLLVEISTIL, encoded by the exons ATGTGTTATTTCTTGGAGTTAAAGTTGGTTATGGAAGTCTATAAG GGCGTAAAGGTTGATGATCTTGAGACCAATCATTTTGTCCTTGTTCATGGAGGTGGTTTCGGGGCCTGGTGTTGGTACAAAACTATCGCACTTCTTGAAGAAAGTGGTTATAAAGTAGCTGCCATAGATTTAGCTGGTTCTGGAGTTCATTCATTTGATACAAACAACATTACAAGTTTGTCGCAATATGTTAAGCCTCTTACCGATTTCCTTGAAAAACTTCCCGAAAGCCAAAAG GTGATCTTGGTTGGGCATGATTTTGGTGGTGCATGTATATCATATGCAATGGAATTGTTTCCGCATAAGATTTCCAAGGCTGTCTTTATTGCTGCAGCAATGCCGACTAACGGACAAAGTACTCTCGATATCATTTCAAAACAG GCAGGATCAAATGATCTCATGCCACAAGCTCAGATTTTTTTGTATGCCAACGGGAATGATCGTCCTCCAACCGCCTTTGATCTGGACAAATCTTTATTAAGAGATTTGTTATTCAATCAAAGTCCTGCCAAA GACGTTGCATTAGCATCTGTTTCGATGAGGTCGGTACCATTCGCACCGGTTTTAGAGAAACTTTCCCTTTCAGCCACGAAATACGGAACCGTAAGGCGGTTTTATATAAAAACTCTTGAAGACAATGCCATACCTACTTCACTTCAAGAAAACATGATAAATGCAGGCCCACCAGAAAAGTTTTTCCATCTAAAGGGTGCTGATCATTCTCCTTTCTTCTCAAAGCCTCAAGCTCTCCATAAGTTATTGGTAGAAATCTCAACAATCCTTTGA